Proteins encoded within one genomic window of Tigriopus californicus strain San Diego chromosome 12, Tcal_SD_v2.1, whole genome shotgun sequence:
- the LOC131891754 gene encoding uncharacterized protein LOC131891754 isoform X1: protein MGKNNDLPAIPALPSGGNWLKSDPKYESNEFVSDADWEEINSKDGRAKPADERLQKALEDINKQNEAYRNRKFLFYCRPSNIDLLAQQTRLAGFKGKSQSGPTMFGSGKPTSNDTTLKDYLEGLEQKRKEGGGIPDEFHTERKFLTAVRDQGECRCCAVFASVAAIETAFLIANPNLDNDLHLSEQALLNSARSDDNDHGCDGTSSLDTYLKSVIEKCGGQLPLAKDVPYKAKQENTDDKTMPDNYDSGVKVTDYYYFKKELTDDQMKVLLLKHGSVVVAIQYGDENSHLRNSLRLFGKGIMDYSAFATPESGEMMAVTLIGYGIHEGTPFWKIKNSWGSEWGNKGYMKIKQGRECSAITKCAMVPIVEQTLANCVPGRIVQ, encoded by the exons ATGGGCAAAAATAACGACTTACCAGCCATTCCGGCTTTGCCCTCGG GTGGTAATTGGTTAAAGTCTGACCCCAAATATGAGAGCAATGAGTTTGTGTCAGATGCGGATTGGGAGGAAATAAATTCCAAAGATGGGAGGGCAAAGCCCGCGGATGAAAGGCTCCAAAAGGCCCTTGAAGACATCAACAAGCAAAATGAGGCCTACAGAAATCgaaaattccttttttattgtcGCCCATCCAATATTGATCTTTTGGCGCAACAAACTAGGCTTGCAG GGTTCAAAGGTAAAAGTCAAAGCGGTCCCACTATGTTTGGAAGTGGGAAACCAACTTCCAATGACACAACATTAAAGGATTACTTGGAAGGTCTTGAGCAAAAGcgaaaagaaggaggaggcatTCCAGACGAGTTCCATACTGAAAGAAAATTCCTGACGGCAGTGAGGGATCAAGGGGAGTGCCGTTGTTGTGCCGTGTTTGCTTCAGTGGCCGCCATTGAGACAGCCTTCCTCATTGCAAATCCAAATTTGGACAATGACTTGCATTTGTCGGAGCAAGCACTCTTAAATTCTGCCCGTTCAGA CGACAATGACCATGGTTGTGACGGAACCTCGTCTTTGGATACCTACCTCAAGAGTGTCATCGAAAAGTGTGGAGGCCAATTACCTTTAGCGAAGGATGTTCCTTATAAAGCAAAGCAGGAAAACACAGATGATAAAACAATGCCCGACAATTACGATTCAGGAGTCAAG GTCACGGATTACTACTATTTCAAGAAAGAATTGACGGATGACCAAATGAAAGTCCTGCTTTTAAAGCATGGCTCTGTTGTTGTGGCCATTCAATACGGTGATGAAAATTCCCACCTCCGAAATTCATTGCGACTTTTCGGCAAAGGGATCATGGATTATTCTGCATTTGCCAC ACCAGAGTCCGGCGAAATGATGGCAGTCACTCTCATTGGATATGGGATACATGAAGGCACTCCTTTTTGGAAGATCAAAAACTCTTGGGGTTCCGAGTGGGGAAATAAGGGCTacatgaaaataaagcaaGGAAGGGAATGCAGTGCCATCACAAAG tgTGCAATGGTACCGATTGTGGAACAAACCCTGGCAAATTGTGTGCCTGGGAGGATTGTCCAATGA
- the LOC131891754 gene encoding uncharacterized protein LOC131891754 isoform X2, translating into MGKNNDLPAIPALPSGGNWLKSDPKYESNEFVSDADWEEINSKDGRAKPADERLQKALEDINKQNEAYRNRKFLFYCRPSNIDLLAQQTRLAGFKGKSQSGPTMFGSGKPTSNDTTLKDYLEGLEQKRKEGGGIPDEFHTERKFLTAVRDQGECRCCAVFASVAAIETAFLIANPNLDNDLHLSEQALLNSARSDDNDHGCDGTSSLDTYLKSVIEKCGGQLPLAKDVPYKAKQENTDDKTMPDNYDSGVKKELTDDQMKVLLLKHGSVVVAIQYGDENSHLRNSLRLFGKGIMDYSAFATPESGEMMAVTLIGYGIHEGTPFWKIKNSWGSEWGNKGYMKIKQGRECSAITKCAMVPIVEQTLANCVPGRIVQ; encoded by the exons ATGGGCAAAAATAACGACTTACCAGCCATTCCGGCTTTGCCCTCGG GTGGTAATTGGTTAAAGTCTGACCCCAAATATGAGAGCAATGAGTTTGTGTCAGATGCGGATTGGGAGGAAATAAATTCCAAAGATGGGAGGGCAAAGCCCGCGGATGAAAGGCTCCAAAAGGCCCTTGAAGACATCAACAAGCAAAATGAGGCCTACAGAAATCgaaaattccttttttattgtcGCCCATCCAATATTGATCTTTTGGCGCAACAAACTAGGCTTGCAG GGTTCAAAGGTAAAAGTCAAAGCGGTCCCACTATGTTTGGAAGTGGGAAACCAACTTCCAATGACACAACATTAAAGGATTACTTGGAAGGTCTTGAGCAAAAGcgaaaagaaggaggaggcatTCCAGACGAGTTCCATACTGAAAGAAAATTCCTGACGGCAGTGAGGGATCAAGGGGAGTGCCGTTGTTGTGCCGTGTTTGCTTCAGTGGCCGCCATTGAGACAGCCTTCCTCATTGCAAATCCAAATTTGGACAATGACTTGCATTTGTCGGAGCAAGCACTCTTAAATTCTGCCCGTTCAGA CGACAATGACCATGGTTGTGACGGAACCTCGTCTTTGGATACCTACCTCAAGAGTGTCATCGAAAAGTGTGGAGGCCAATTACCTTTAGCGAAGGATGTTCCTTATAAAGCAAAGCAGGAAAACACAGATGATAAAACAATGCCCGACAATTACGATTCAGGAGTCAAG AAAGAATTGACGGATGACCAAATGAAAGTCCTGCTTTTAAAGCATGGCTCTGTTGTTGTGGCCATTCAATACGGTGATGAAAATTCCCACCTCCGAAATTCATTGCGACTTTTCGGCAAAGGGATCATGGATTATTCTGCATTTGCCAC ACCAGAGTCCGGCGAAATGATGGCAGTCACTCTCATTGGATATGGGATACATGAAGGCACTCCTTTTTGGAAGATCAAAAACTCTTGGGGTTCCGAGTGGGGAAATAAGGGCTacatgaaaataaagcaaGGAAGGGAATGCAGTGCCATCACAAAG tgTGCAATGGTACCGATTGTGGAACAAACCCTGGCAAATTGTGTGCCTGGGAGGATTGTCCAATGA